A portion of the Sabethes cyaneus chromosome 3, idSabCyanKW18_F2, whole genome shotgun sequence genome contains these proteins:
- the LOC128744226 gene encoding dihydroorotate dehydrogenase (quinone), mitochondrial-like has translation MNAVRAALTVLRKHFHADRSARLAVFGLKLGLIRPGYQDPDILRTQLMNMVLRNPVGIAAGFDKHGEAVCGLHLLGFGFVEVGSVTPQPQPGHSRPRVFRLYEDKAIVNRYGFNSDGHKVVYERLKEARQKCGEDVVLGINLGKNKLSKDAIRDYVKGVKRFSGLADYLVINISSPNTPGLRTMQNKSTLFVLLSEVLKVRSSLPLAEQRPIMVKLAPDLSDEDIQEIVTVVCSKACAVDGLIVSNTTIERPSSLKSINAGQLGGLSGQPLFQRSTQLVAKVYKWTEGKIPIIGVGGIFSGRDAYNKILAGASAVQLYTAFIYHGPPIVIRVKQELEELLKADGYDSVQQAVGKGVDQILQS, from the exons aTGAATGCAGTTCGCGCCGCTCTAACG GttctacgaaaacattttcaTGCCGACCGTTCGGCTCGTCTGGCGGTGTTCGGCCTGAAGCTGGGATTGATTCGACCCGGATATCAAGATCCGGACATTCTGCGCACCCAGCTGATGAATATGGTTCTGCGCAATCCGGTCGGTATCGCTGCCGGTTTTGACAAACACGGCGAAGCGGTCTGTGGACTGCATCTGCTTGGGTTCGGCTTTGTGGAGGTCGGATCGGTTACGCCCCAGCCGCAGCCGGGACACTCGAGACCGCGAGTGTTTCGGCTGTATGAGGATAAGGCGATTGTCAATAG GTACGGATTTAATAGTGATGGCCACAAAGTGGTCTACGAGCGGCTGAAAGAAGCTCGCCAAAAGTGTGGCGAAGATGTTGTGTTAGGAATAAATTTAGGAAAAAATAAGCTTTCTAAGGATGCGATCCGCGATTACGTGAAAGGAGTGAAACGATTTAGTGGCTTAGCTGATTATCTCGTTATCAATATAAGTAGCCCGAATACGCCCGGTTTGAGGACTATGCAAAACAAAAGTACGCTTTTCGTATTGTTGAGTGAAGTCCTGAAGGTACGGAGTTCCCTGCCGCTGGCAGAACAAAGACCTATTATGGTGAAACTGGCACCGGACTTGTCCGATGAAGACATCCAGGAGATAGTCACAGTTGTATGCAGCAAAGCATGTGCCGTCGACGGACTAATCGTATCGAATACAACCATCGAAAGGCCATCTAGTCTGAAGAGCATCAATGCCGGCCAGCTGGGCGGCTTGAGTGGGCAGCCATTGTTCCAAAGATCTACCCAACTGGTGGCCAAGGTGTACAAATGGACCGAGGGAAAAATTCCCATCATCGGCGTTGGAGGGATTTTCAGCGGTCGCGATGCGTACAATAAAATTCTGGCCGGTGCCAGCGCGGTTCAACTATATACGGCGTTTATTTACCATGGACCACCGATTGTGATACGAGTCAAACAGGAGCTTGAGGAGCTACTGAAAGCGGACGGGTACGACAGCGTGCAGCAAGCCGTCGGCAAGGGCGTAGATCAGATCTTACAAAGTTGA
- the LOC128744228 gene encoding uncharacterized protein LOC128744228, which yields MHSPSRSENGEKEDSASFHGFEEAGAVAVAMDPVTEKEYRVVCRQRSQVKQKLVRIQRTLITSAAIGLAQLNVLSKTLSAVYTEYSGFHSKVLSLVSDEDLFQEENEYDAFEDIYNNVSNAVEELLLEAKNRAVPTSAPNPSSQQVIFQQQALKMPIPTFSGSYAEWPKFKAIFTDLMANSGDTDAIKLYHLDKALIGNAAGVLDAKILSEGNYQQAWNVLMDRYDNKRAIVESHFRGLLTLKKMSSTANKELRALVDEAVNHIESLRYLQQEINGTAEHFFVFLIVSALDKSARQAWEATQKKGELPNYQQTIDFLKSRCQVLENCEAAGQPAPSNPKPHPPHRSVPQRSHAASTGPSQPPVSCEICGGPHRNVQCSALSSLTPAQKNEKIRAAGVCFNCLRKGHRSKDCPSDKTCHKCQRRHHTLLHENEEPSRGTKPNVSLPTETMATPPPIPAATTSQMPAPVNQPVSTTCSANFAQSTKTVLLLTAVVQVYGRRNQPHPCRVLLDSGSQVNFITEEMANRLGIPKKPANIPIVGINALRTHAHDKVTIKFRSRVSTFHASLECLVTPRVTGTIPTSKIDIAHWMIPEELVLADPKFHIPDKVDLLIGGELFFDLLKPGHLSLADGLPQLRDTQLGWIIAGVIIGPPHASNVSPMYVHASVADIERNMQQFWQIEEVPDVPNLSTEEIVCEAHFLSTYQRDESGRFMVQLPFNSDLPLLDDCRALALKRFLMLEKRLVRNPELRIQYVDFIQEYEALGHCRAIMESEDPPNQQSYYLPHHAVLRPSSSSTKCRVVFDASAKSSPSHLSLNEVLHVGPVVQNDLHHIMLRFRKFKVAFTGDICKMYRQVVEAPSDRRFLRIFWREQPSLPLRVLELCTVTYGTASAPYQATRCLVQLVKEDGENFPIAARIVKEETYMDDVLSGADSVEDAIVAKQQLKELLSRGGFPIRKWCSNSQQLMENIPIDERETMTPGEQGVNETIKVLGLRWDPTADTLKIAYHPNPPVKQPPTKRTVYSEIAKFFDPLGLVSPVIVLAKLLAQKLWQLKINWDDPVDENIAKQWQNLQLSLMYLHDIEIPRCVVLDNAVAYELHGFSDASTAAYGACIYLRSLFADGSAKLRLLTSKSKLAPLSELTIPRKELCAALLLTRLLAKVLPALNMPVQEVVLWSDSTIVLAWLKKPLNQLQLFVRNRVAVIQQHTDNFRWEHVRSHQNPADVISRGQLPEDLATNTLRWHGPSYLEVVCYEVVIPDEIPEEALPELKAAVAISDVRMDMPLFFSNYSNFRKLQRIVGYIRRFANNCRKQNPTDRELRPHLTVHELRRATESIIHVIQHAHFADEIKRVLDNEPCKRLGNLRPIYTNGLLRVGGRLDRSQLPFESRHQIILPDKDPVIHRFIQQMHVELLHVGQTGLLNALRQSAVAVSTQPARL from the exons ATGCATTCGCCGTCGCGTTCGGAAAACGGTGAAAAAGAGGACTCAGCATCATTTCACGGATTTGAAGAAGCtggtgctgttgctgttgctatgGATCCTGTCACTGAAAAGGAATATCGTGTGGTGTGCCGTCAGCGCTCTCAAGTAAAGCAGAAATTAGTGCGTATTCAACGAACGCTCATCACCAGTGCAGCAATTGGTTTAGCACAATTAAATGTGCTATCCAAAACGCTTTCTGCTGTATACACGGAGTACAGTGGATTCCATAGCAAGGTGCTATCGTTAGTATCGGATGAAGACCTGTTCCAGGAGGAAAATGAATATGATGCCTTCgaagatatctacaacaatGTGAGCAACGCCGTGGAAGAGCTACTGCTGGAAGCAAAGAACCGTGCAGTACCAACATCTGCACCTAACCCGTCATCTCAACAAGTGATTTTCCAGCAACAGGCCCTCAAGATGCCAATTCCAACGTTCAGTGGAAGCTATGCCGAATGGCCGAAGTTTAAGGCCATTTTTACCGATCTGATGGCCAATTCGGGTGATACAGATGCCATAAAACTGTATCATCTAGACAAAGCGCTTATCGGAAATGCCGCCGGTGTACTAGATGCCAAAATCCTGAGTGAAGGGAACTACCAACAGGCCTGGAACGTCTTGATGGACCGCTACGACAACAAACGAGCCATAGTGGAGAGCCATTTCCGAGGACTGCTGACATTAAAAAAGATGTCTTCCACCGCCAATAAAGAACTTCGTGCCCTTGTTGATGAAGCAGTCAACCACATCGAAAGCCTGCGCTACCTCCAGCAGGAGATCAATGGAACGGCCGAgcatttcttcgttttcttgatCGTGTCAGCTCTCGACAAGAGTGCGCGCCAGGCTTGGGAAGCAACACAGAAGAAGGGTGAGTTACCGAATTACCAGCAGACCATCGACTTCCTGAAATCCAGATGCCAAGTTCTGGAGAATTGTGAAGCAGCAGGCCAGCCAGCCCCGTCGAATCCAAAGCCCCATCCACCACACAGAAGTGTACCACAAAGAAGCCATGCTGCATCGACCGGCCCATCCCAACCACCAGTCTCCTGTGAAATTTGTGGCGGTCCCCATCGAAACGTCCAGTGTTCGGCCCTATCCAGCCTAACCCCAGCCCAGAAGAACGAGAAGATCCGAGCAGCTGGAGTCTGTTTCAACTGCCTGCGCAAAGGCCATCGCTCCAAAGATTGCCCTTCCGATAAAACATGCCACAAGTGTCAACGCCGACATCACACGTTGCTCCATGAGAATGAAGAACCCAGCCGAGGTACGAAGCCCAACGTATCACTTCCCACCGAGACGATGGCGACCCCGCCACCGATACCAGCTGCAACAACATCGCAGATGCCAGCACCAGTGAACCAACCGGTTTCAACAACGTGTTCCGCAAATTTCGCCCAATCCACCAAGACTGTACTGCTGTTGACTGCGGTGGTTCAGGTCTACGGCAGGAGAAATCAACCACATCCATGCCGAGTGCTGTTGGATAGCGGTTCCCAGGTCAACTTTATCACGGAAGAGATGGCCAACCGTCTTGGCATTCCAAAGAAGCCAGCCAACATCCCAATTGTTGGCATTAACGCCCTACGAACCCACGCTCATGATAAGGTGACCATCAAGTTTCGATCCCGTGTATCAACGTTCCACGCCAGCCTGGAGTGTCTGGTAACTCCGAGAGTAACTGGGACAATTCCAACTTCCAAGATCGACATCGCCCATTGGATGATCCCAGAAGAACTGGTCCTTGCCGATCCCAAGTTCCACATTCCCGACAAAGTGGACTTGCTGATTGGTGGGGAATTATTCTTCGACTTGCTGAAGCCAGGTCACCTCAGCCTAGCAGATGGATTACCACAGCTACGTGACACACAGCTTGGGTGGATAATAGCTGGCGTCATCATCGGACCACCACATGCATCCAACGTTTCTCCCATGTACGTCCACGCATCGGTTGCAGACATCGAGCGGAACATGCAACAGTTCTGGCAAATCGAGGAAGTACCAGACGTCCCCAACCTGTCGACCGAAGAGATAGTATGCGAAGCCCACTTCCTATCTACCTACCAGCGTGATGAATCTGGAAGATTCATGGTCCAGCTCCCGTTCAATAGTGATCTTCCCCTCCTGGACGACTGTCGTGCTCTGGCCCTAAAGCGTTTTCTGATGTTGGAGAAACGACTCGTCCGCAATCCAGAACTTCGAATTCAGTATGTGGATTTTATCCAGGAGTACGAGGCTCTCGGTCACTGCCGGGCAATCATGGAATCTGAAGACCCGCCCAACCAGCAGAGCTACTACCTTCCTCACCATGCCGTACTTCGACCTTCCAGCTCGAGCACGAAATGCCGTGTCGTGTTCGACGCAAGTGCCAAATCTTCGCCGTCGCATCTTTCGCTGAACGAGGTACTCCACGTCGGTCCAGTAGTGCAAAACGATCTACATCACATCATGCTACGATTCCGTAAATTCAAGGTAGCATTTACCGGAGACATCTGTAAAATGTACCGTCAAGTAGTCGAAGCCCCATCGGATCGTCGATTCTTGCGCATTTTCTGGCGAGAGCAGCCGTCGTTGCCTTTGCGTGTTTTGGAGTTGTGCACTGTCACCTACGGTACCGCATCGGCCCCCTATCAAGCAACCAGgtgcttggtacagctcgtcaAGGAAGATGGCGAGAACTTTCCCATCGCCGCTCGTATAGTGAAGGAGGAGACCTACATGGACGACGTACTGTCAGGAGCTGACTCGGTGGAAGATGCTATCGTGGCTAAACAGCAGTTAAAGGAACTCCTAAGTCGAGGAGGTTTTCCTATACGAAAATGGTGCTCTAACTCCCAACAGCTGATGGAGAACATTCCTATCGATGAACGTGAGACGATGACTCCGGGGGAGCAAGGAGTGAACGAAACCATAAAAGTGTTAGGCTTGCGTTGGGACCCAACCGCCGATACGCTGAAGATCGCCTATCATCCGAATCCACCTGTGAAACAACCACCAACGAAACGTACGGTGTACTCCGAGATCGCCAAATTCTTCGACCCCCTTGGACTGGTTTCGCCGGTGATCGTCTTGGCGAAACTCCTCGCGCAGAAGCTGTGGCAGCTTAAAATCAACTGGGACGATCCGGTGGATGAAAATATTGCCAAGCAGTGGCAAAATCTTCAACTTTCCCTAATGTATCTCCACGACATCGAGATCCCTCGGTGTGTTGTTTTGGACAATGCAGTCGCCTACGAGTTGCATGGTTTTTCGGATGCCTCCACAGCGGCATACGGAGCATGCATCTACCTACGGTCCCTTTTTGCTGATGGTTCGGCAAAGCTTCGTCTTCTCACCAGTAAATCCAAACTGGCGCCTTTGAGTGAGCTCACCATTCCACGGAAAGAATTGTGTGCCGCCCTCCTGTTGACCCGTTTACTGGCGAAGGTACTGCCAGCCCTGAATATGCCGGTTCAGGAAGTAGTGCTGTGGAGCGACAGTACGATTGTCTTAGCCTGGCTAAAGAAACCCCTCAACCAGTTGCAGCTATTCGTCCGAAATCGAGTCGCTGTGATCCAGCAGCACACAGACAATTTCCGGTGGGAACATGTACGATCCCATCAGAATCCAGCCGATGTCATCTCCCGCGGACAGCTTCCAGAAGATTTAGCTACCAACACTCTCCGGTGGCATGGTCCGAGTTACCTTGAAGTGGTGTGCTACGAAGTGGTTATTCCGGACGAGATACCTGAGGAAGCGCTACCGGAACTGAAAGCTGCCGTCGCCATCTCCGATGTAAGAATGGATATGCCTTTGTTCTTCTCCAATTACAGCAATTTCCGCAAGCTACAACGAATTGTTGGGTACATTCGTCGGTTTGCTAATAATTGCCGTAAGCAGAATCCAACCGACCGAGAACTGAGACCCCATCTGACCGTCCATGAACTTCGCCGTGCAACAGAATCCATCATCCACGTCATACAACATGCACACTTTGCTGACGAAATCAAACGAGTCCTCGACAACGAACCCTGTAAGAGGTTAGGAAATCTTCGTCCTATTTACACCAATGGTTTGCTCCGTGTTGGTGGCCGACTTGACCGATCGCAACTACCATTTGAAAGTCGCCATCAAATTATCTTACCGGATAAGGATCCGGTGATTCATCGTTTCATCCAGCAGATGCACGTCGAACTTCTTCACGTAGGGCAAACAGGTTTGCTGAATGCTCTTCGCCAAAG TGCAGTCGCTGTAAGTACGCAGCCCGCACGTCTGTAG
- the LOC128744234 gene encoding uncharacterized protein LOC128744234 has translation MGNLPASRVVPSPPFAITGVDYAGPFWIKQGSRRPTLTKAYVAVFVCMATKAVHLEVVSDLSTDAFLASLRRLIARRGMIHELHSDNATNFRGANHELNSLYQQFQNQQTVNAIESFCRSREIEWHFIPPDAPEFGGLWEAAVKSCKTHLKRVVGNVKLTFEELSTVMAQIEAVLNSRPLFAISNDPADPRVITPADYLIGRPLTAPAEPSLEDVKVSRLARWQHLQLLREHFWSAWSRDYLITLQPRKKNQREMPMFARA, from the coding sequence ATGGGAAACCTGCCAGCGTCGAGAGTGGTGCCATCGCCCCCGTTCGCCATAACTGGTGTGGATTACGCTGGCCCCTTCTGGATTAAACAAGGGTCACGTCGTCCAACGCTGACCAAGGCGTACGTAGCAGTCTTCGTCTGCATGGCAACTAAGGCTGTGCATTTGGAAGTCGTCTCCGATTTGAGCACCGATGCTTTCCTGGCATCTCTAAGAAGATTAATTGCTCGCCGAGGaatgattcatgaattgcactCGGACAACGCCACCAACTTCCGAGGTGCGAATCATGAATTGAACAGCCTATATCAACAGTTCCAGAATCAGCAGACTGTGAACGCCATCGAATCCTTTTGTCGCAGCCGTGAAATCGAGTGGCATTTCATCCCGCCAGACGCACCGGAGTTCGGCGGCCTCTGGGAGGCAGCCGTGAAATCCTGTAAAACACATCTGAAGCGTGTCGTCGGCAACGTGAAGCTAACATTTGAGGAGCTTTCAACTGTCATGGCTCAAATCGAGGCCGTCTTGAATTCCCGCCCTTTATTCGCCATCTCGAATGACCCGGCGGATCCACGAGTTATCACCCCGGCTGACTACCTCATCGGACGACCACTCACCGCTCCAGCTGAGCCCTCCTTAGAAGACGTCAAGGTTTCCCGTTTGGCGCGCTGGCAACATCTTCAACTCCTTCGTGAACATTTTTGGAGTGCTTGGAGCAGAGATTATCTGATCACCCTGCAGCCCCGAAAGAAGAACCAACGAGAGATGCCAATGTTCGCGAGGGCCTGA